A section of the Sceloporus undulatus isolate JIND9_A2432 ecotype Alabama chromosome 3, SceUnd_v1.1, whole genome shotgun sequence genome encodes:
- the C3H10orf53 gene encoding UPF0728 protein C10orf53 homolog has protein sequence MPKCALVTLRYGPYRSCGVVEHRTFRLEGLQTVLKADGHSIILEEIPDWNEVQLIVNGETVFQCNINHLDFGGEGILDPLCQEARVAVLDAY, from the exons ATGCCAAAATGTGCCCTGGTGACACTCAGATATGGGCCCTACAGGAGCTGCGGTGTGGTTGAACATAGGACCTTCCGGCTGGAGGGTTTGCAAA CTGTGTTGAAAGCAGACGGGCATAGTATAATCCTTGAAGAAATACCAGATTGGAATGAAGTGCAACTCATAGTAAATGGAGAGActgtctttcagtgcaacatcaACCACTTGGATTTTG GAGGCGAAGGTATATTGGACCCACTGTGTCAAGAAGCCAGAGTAGCAGTCTTAGATGCCTACTGA